The following proteins are co-located in the Fructilactobacillus carniphilus genome:
- a CDS encoding GNAT family N-acetyltransferase — protein sequence MPASIFLQPLTTEPADYDLIQTLFQQASTQRFWFQPPLLGANEASDFLKQHTTDPQIVSQTIQTTENPHHGVGLVEIIDLNPVARVGEFEIALLDNENGNGYAQAAMEQLLNLAFAQLNLHKLYLYVDVANAPALHIYQKFGFHIEGTIKDQFFAAGAYRDAHYMGLTQADYFKTTSN from the coding sequence ATGCCTGCTTCCATCTTTTTACAGCCCCTCACCACGGAACCCGCTGATTACGACTTGATTCAAACCTTGTTTCAACAAGCCAGCACCCAACGGTTTTGGTTTCAACCGCCCCTACTGGGTGCAAATGAGGCCAGTGACTTTTTAAAGCAGCATACCACTGATCCCCAGATTGTCAGTCAGACGATTCAAACCACCGAAAATCCCCACCACGGTGTCGGACTAGTGGAAATCATCGACTTAAATCCGGTGGCGCGCGTCGGTGAATTTGAAATTGCCCTGTTAGATAACGAAAATGGAAATGGTTATGCCCAGGCCGCGATGGAACAATTGCTCAACTTAGCCTTCGCCCAGTTGAACCTGCACAAACTCTACCTGTACGTTGACGTCGCTAACGCGCCAGCGCTACACATCTACCAAAAGTTTGGCTTTCACATTGAAGGGACGATTAAAGACCAGTTCTTTGCAGCCGGGGCCTACCGGGATGCCCACTACATGGGCTTAACCCAGGCGGATTATTTTAAAACTACTAGCAACTAA
- a CDS encoding helix-turn-helix domain-containing protein — protein sequence MFPERLKALRTGKHITLAELATELNEMFPSDKRHENTASQIGNWERGIRNPSYVEVRKLATYFGISMDYLSGRVDSEKTDLSKLFISGTDLYFNEQLLTGNDRYEIYQLIDGFLHGKKGRHDDGRDTQEELDLNY from the coding sequence ATGTTCCCAGAAAGACTGAAGGCCTTACGGACCGGGAAACACATTACCCTAGCCGAACTAGCCACTGAACTAAACGAAATGTTTCCAAGTGATAAGCGGCACGAAAACACCGCATCCCAAATTGGTAACTGGGAGCGCGGCATCCGCAACCCATCGTACGTAGAGGTCCGCAAATTAGCGACCTACTTCGGGATTTCGATGGACTACCTCAGCGGACGGGTCGACAGCGAAAAAACAGACTTGTCCAAACTATTCATTTCCGGAACGGACCTTTACTTTAACGAGCAACTGTTGACCGGAAACGATCGGTATGAGATTTACCAACTAATCGATGGCTTTTTGCACGGGAAAAAGGGTCGTCACGACGATGGTCGCGATACCCAAGAAGAGCTTGATTTAAACTACTAA
- a CDS encoding PLP-dependent aminotransferase family protein, translating to MPFHYSNCVPKSDSNATEDILKAAANPNVISFAGGLPAPELFPVAAVKKATNKVFDQYGQQVLQYAGTLGYPKLRKQIAQIMQDRQVDASVDNIAIATGSQQAIDLVAKMLINPGDVVLVEDPTYLAALDVFRSYGADLVGVAMDDDGMQMDDLEQKLAAHPDAKFIYTVPNFQNPTGRTMTATRRERMTKIADAAGVPIVEDDPYGAIRYAGEMLPPIKHYDHTGNVVSISSFSKMLAPGLRIGWLTAEPAFLKKYSLLKQNADLHTDNLTQYIISQFLMDEDLPAHIKKITDVYEHRAKLMLAEIDREFPDDVYHSQPEGGMFIWVEVPGNIDSDELAKRCLEANVAVVPGSAFYSGKAQPGTFRLNFSNMNDEQIKVGIKRIAQVLNDLGAE from the coding sequence ATGCCATTTCATTATTCTAACTGTGTTCCTAAAAGCGATAGCAATGCCACCGAAGACATCTTAAAGGCGGCTGCCAATCCAAACGTAATCTCCTTTGCCGGTGGATTACCAGCTCCAGAACTATTCCCAGTCGCCGCCGTAAAAAAGGCCACCAATAAGGTTTTTGATCAATATGGGCAACAAGTTTTACAGTACGCGGGAACGTTGGGCTACCCCAAACTACGCAAACAGATTGCACAAATCATGCAGGACCGGCAGGTAGATGCTAGTGTCGATAACATCGCAATTGCGACGGGGTCCCAACAAGCCATTGATTTGGTGGCCAAAATGTTGATTAATCCGGGCGACGTAGTATTGGTGGAAGACCCCACCTACTTAGCAGCCTTAGACGTTTTTCGTTCCTATGGTGCTGATTTAGTTGGAGTAGCCATGGACGATGATGGCATGCAGATGGACGACTTAGAACAAAAGTTAGCTGCTCATCCAGATGCGAAGTTTATCTACACGGTGCCGAACTTCCAAAACCCAACCGGCCGGACGATGACGGCCACCCGGCGGGAACGGATGACGAAGATTGCTGATGCAGCTGGAGTTCCCATTGTGGAAGACGATCCGTACGGAGCCATCCGGTACGCGGGTGAGATGTTACCGCCGATCAAGCACTACGACCACACGGGGAACGTGGTTTCCATCAGTTCCTTTTCTAAGATGTTAGCTCCCGGACTCCGGATTGGGTGGCTAACGGCCGAACCAGCTTTCTTAAAGAAATACTCACTGCTGAAGCAAAATGCTGATTTGCACACCGATAATTTGACTCAGTACATCATCTCGCAATTCTTAATGGATGAAGATTTGCCAGCGCACATCAAGAAAATCACGGATGTTTACGAACACCGCGCGAAGTTGATGTTAGCTGAGATTGACCGGGAATTTCCGGATGACGTTTACCACAGTCAACCCGAGGGTGGCATGTTCATCTGGGTGGAAGTGCCGGGTAACATTGACAGTGATGAGTTAGCCAAACGGTGCTTGGAAGCCAACGTGGCCGTGGTACCGGGCTCTGCTTTCTACTCAGGAAAGGCCCAACCGGGAACCTTCCGGCTGAACTTCTCCAACATGAATGACGAGCAAATCAAAGTGGGAATCAAACGGATTGCCCAGGTGTTAAATGATTTAGGTGCTGAATAA
- the spx gene encoding transcriptional regulator Spx translates to MLNLYVAPSSASSRKARAWLKDHDIPFKERNINSKPLNAAEVKHILRLTENGSEDIISTRSNIFKKLHLNLDDLSLTQLVDLLVKYPDLIKRPIIFDDKRLEVGYNEEEIRRFLPRSIRQAELKELEAKLS, encoded by the coding sequence ATGTTAAACTTATATGTTGCACCAAGTAGCGCATCTAGTCGGAAGGCACGGGCTTGGTTAAAAGATCACGACATTCCCTTTAAAGAAAGAAACATTAACTCGAAACCATTAAATGCTGCCGAAGTAAAACACATTTTACGGTTAACCGAAAATGGGAGTGAAGACATCATCTCCACTCGTTCCAACATTTTCAAGAAGCTGCACTTAAACTTGGATGACTTGTCCTTAACTCAATTAGTTGACTTATTGGTTAAGTATCCAGATTTAATCAAGCGGCCCATCATCTTTGATGACAAGCGGCTCGAAGTGGGTTACAACGAAGAAGAAATTCGGCGTTTCTTACCACGTAGCATTCGGCAAGCAGAACTCAAAGAACTAGAAGCAAAATTAAGTTAA
- a CDS encoding energy-coupling factor transporter ATPase: MEKQVEIEFEHVQFQYRNQDTPVLQAINWQIPTGSWVSLLGNNGSGKSTLLKLLVGLERPQSGTITINGQPVQPITQSVNPTVGMVFQDPDNQFVGATVADDVAFGLANQDLEQTELQRRVRAALQLVDMETVLDRAPDQLSGGQKQRVAVASVMARRPAVLLLDEVTSMLDPQGRQELVTQLHQLHRQFGTTVLEVTHQPNEAMLADEVVVLHDGKIARQGTPAAVLSQSEQLADWGLQAPLLYRLRTWLATQGYSVSEQQAATSADLRDALWQLKSKI; the protein is encoded by the coding sequence ATGGAAAAGCAAGTGGAAATTGAGTTTGAGCACGTTCAATTTCAATATCGGAATCAGGACACCCCGGTACTCCAAGCGATTAACTGGCAAATTCCGACGGGCAGCTGGGTATCATTGTTAGGTAATAATGGGAGCGGAAAATCGACCCTGTTGAAACTGTTGGTGGGGTTAGAGCGGCCCCAGTCTGGAACGATTACCATCAACGGTCAGCCCGTCCAACCGATTACTCAGTCCGTTAATCCGACGGTCGGAATGGTCTTTCAAGATCCCGATAATCAGTTTGTGGGGGCGACCGTCGCTGATGACGTGGCGTTCGGATTGGCCAACCAAGATTTAGAGCAAACGGAGTTACAACGGCGAGTCCGGGCAGCTCTCCAGTTAGTGGACATGGAAACGGTCTTAGACAGAGCTCCGGACCAACTCTCTGGGGGCCAAAAACAACGGGTGGCCGTCGCCAGTGTGATGGCGCGGCGGCCCGCAGTGTTATTGTTAGATGAAGTTACCAGTATGCTGGATCCGCAGGGACGCCAGGAGTTGGTTACGCAACTGCACCAGCTCCACCGGCAGTTTGGCACCACCGTCCTTGAGGTCACGCACCAACCGAACGAAGCGATGTTAGCCGATGAAGTCGTGGTTTTACACGATGGTAAAATTGCGCGACAGGGAACGCCCGCTGCGGTTTTAAGTCAAAGTGAGCAGCTAGCGGATTGGGGACTGCAGGCCCCGCTTCTGTACCGGTTGCGCACTTGGCTAGCAACTCAAGGTTATTCCGTTTCTGAACAACAGGCGGCAACCAGTGCTGATTTGAGGGACGCTTTATGGCAATTGAAATCAAAAATTTAA
- a CDS encoding SAM-dependent methyltransferase, with amino-acid sequence MKRKKLLKNFQKNHPPVKKTPNYIQRLQTERTAFDHYPEVKFLLNHALMANQLLQAGRLPQDLPNLTLPDDIQDRLYQRVNDQYAMGDPAGDREWDRISNLLPQVDKDLRSFRDYLEEHYGMWAYISSSFTQQLAQYLDGKPALEVMAGNGYITKGLLDQKANVIGTDSLEWQSENETGKHQVAPIEKLSALEAYEKYKDQVDYVIMSWSPDGVPVDDELLAAIRRDGHPVKLIAIGEKDGATNSPAFWKHVELVNDPGIEQLNQYLPHFDLINDRVYLVK; translated from the coding sequence ATGAAACGAAAAAAACTACTGAAGAACTTTCAAAAGAATCATCCGCCGGTCAAAAAGACTCCGAATTACATTCAACGGTTACAGACCGAACGCACGGCCTTTGACCACTATCCGGAGGTGAAGTTCCTGCTCAACCACGCCCTGATGGCGAATCAACTCCTGCAAGCTGGTCGGTTACCCCAGGACTTGCCTAATCTAACTTTGCCGGATGACATCCAGGACCGATTGTACCAACGGGTCAACGACCAGTATGCGATGGGTGATCCGGCTGGCGACCGCGAGTGGGATCGAATTTCCAACCTGCTGCCTCAGGTAGACAAAGACCTGCGTTCATTTCGGGATTACTTAGAGGAACACTACGGCATGTGGGCCTACATCTCGTCGTCCTTTACCCAACAGTTGGCTCAATATCTAGACGGTAAGCCAGCGTTAGAAGTGATGGCCGGCAACGGCTACATCACCAAGGGGTTGCTGGACCAAAAGGCCAACGTGATTGGGACCGACAGCCTCGAGTGGCAATCGGAAAACGAAACTGGTAAGCACCAGGTGGCTCCGATTGAAAAACTCAGTGCTCTAGAGGCCTACGAAAAGTACAAGGACCAGGTCGACTACGTCATCATGAGCTGGTCGCCCGACGGAGTGCCGGTTGATGACGAACTCTTAGCCGCCATCCGGCGCGACGGTCATCCGGTTAAGCTGATTGCCATCGGTGAAAAGGACGGTGCCACGAATTCCCCGGCTTTCTGGAAACACGTCGAGTTGGTTAACGACCCTGGGATTGAGCAGCTCAATCAGTACCTGCCCCACTTCGATTTAATTAACGACCGCGTTTACTTAGTCAAATAG
- a CDS encoding ATP-binding cassette domain-containing protein: MAIEIKNLTHWYPDQPTAALQSLSLTIPEHEITAIVGKTGSGKSTLIKHLNGLLQPTTGEIEIVGKRLTQRSSARDLQRVRQQVGMVFQNPAQQLFAKTVLDDVMAGPLALGMERDQAQQRAQTALRLVHFPTQLQNQDPVLLSGGQQRRAAMAGVLALEPQVVIFDEPTAGLDAQGQRELLQLLHDLQSAGRTIIMVTHEMDLVAQLASQVVVLANGQLAFAGSPRMLFQSEPELVQATNLVLPEPLQVAQKFAPTAPSSELPLTEPELQRWLLRCLGKDDDHGSTAG; encoded by the coding sequence ATGGCAATTGAAATCAAAAATTTAACCCACTGGTATCCAGATCAACCAACGGCGGCCTTGCAATCACTTTCGCTAACCATCCCAGAGCACGAGATAACCGCCATCGTGGGGAAGACCGGGAGCGGGAAATCAACCCTGATTAAGCATCTCAATGGTCTTTTACAACCAACCACCGGAGAAATTGAAATCGTAGGGAAACGGTTAACCCAGCGGAGCTCGGCGCGTGACTTACAACGAGTGCGCCAGCAAGTCGGGATGGTGTTTCAAAATCCGGCTCAGCAGCTCTTTGCAAAGACGGTACTGGACGACGTAATGGCTGGTCCGTTGGCATTAGGAATGGAACGGGACCAAGCCCAGCAACGAGCACAAACGGCCTTACGATTGGTCCATTTTCCTACTCAGCTGCAAAATCAGGATCCCGTCTTACTTTCTGGCGGGCAACAACGGCGGGCCGCAATGGCCGGCGTCTTAGCTTTAGAACCACAAGTGGTTATTTTTGACGAACCCACGGCCGGATTGGATGCCCAGGGACAACGTGAGTTGCTGCAATTACTGCACGACTTGCAAAGTGCGGGACGCACCATTATCATGGTGACCCACGAAATGGACCTCGTGGCCCAGTTAGCTAGTCAGGTAGTGGTACTTGCAAACGGTCAGCTGGCGTTTGCCGGCTCGCCGCGAATGCTGTTTCAATCCGAACCGGAGTTGGTGCAGGCCACTAATTTAGTCCTACCCGAACCACTCCAGGTGGCGCAAAAGTTCGCTCCGACTGCGCCCAGTTCGGAACTGCCGTTGACAGAACCTGAATTACAACGTTGGCTCTTACGGTGCTTAGGAAAGGATGATGACCATGGCTCCACAGCGGGATAA
- a CDS encoding ketopantoate reductase family protein: MRYGIIGAGAMGYRYGVLLQEKAGVPVDFIETWDPNRKQVREQGGVYVSRDHENRHLVPINIYAPEEYDGHPDVWIVFKKQMQLADELKRDAAAGLFTDDQYVFSAMNGLGHFEKLAQYFNPDQMLAGTAMIATVLNGPGDVDFMGPENGEAMHMAPYNDQAPDETMEEIYADFQRATLGPEMSNNWLGMCLTKVAFNAVCNTLCTMFEINMGQFGSYPGAAEMAEQLFNETHDAAARAGIKMIEDRGQQVQSVLDSCVKLKYHYPSMYQDFSKGRPTEVDYINGYIARLGRKNDYPCRTHEFVTHEVHLAEQMRNSKN, from the coding sequence ATGCGATATGGAATCATTGGCGCCGGAGCCATGGGTTACCGGTACGGAGTTTTATTACAAGAAAAGGCGGGCGTTCCGGTTGATTTTATTGAAACTTGGGATCCGAACCGCAAACAAGTTCGTGAACAGGGGGGCGTCTACGTGTCTCGCGATCATGAGAATCGTCATCTCGTTCCAATTAACATTTATGCCCCGGAAGAGTACGACGGCCATCCTGACGTGTGGATTGTCTTTAAAAAACAAATGCAATTAGCCGACGAACTGAAACGGGACGCGGCTGCCGGCTTATTTACGGATGATCAGTACGTCTTTTCCGCCATGAACGGATTGGGCCACTTTGAAAAATTAGCCCAGTATTTCAATCCTGACCAGATGCTCGCCGGAACGGCCATGATTGCCACCGTTTTAAACGGACCGGGCGACGTGGATTTCATGGGTCCAGAAAACGGGGAAGCGATGCACATGGCTCCGTACAACGACCAAGCCCCGGACGAAACGATGGAAGAAATCTATGCTGACTTTCAACGAGCTACTTTAGGACCAGAAATGAGCAATAACTGGTTAGGAATGTGTTTGACGAAGGTGGCCTTTAACGCCGTTTGTAACACGCTTTGTACCATGTTTGAAATTAACATGGGGCAGTTTGGTTCCTATCCCGGTGCCGCGGAAATGGCCGAACAGCTCTTTAACGAAACCCATGATGCTGCCGCTCGGGCCGGCATCAAAATGATTGAAGATCGAGGCCAACAGGTTCAAAGCGTGCTGGATTCCTGTGTTAAGTTAAAGTACCACTACCCGTCGATGTACCAGGACTTTTCGAAGGGTCGGCCCACGGAGGTTGACTACATTAACGGTTACATCGCCCGGCTAGGCCGGAAAAACGATTATCCGTGCCGGACGCACGAATTTGTCACCCACGAAGTTCATTTAGCCGAACAAATGCGGAACTCTAAAAACTAA
- the rny gene encoding ribonuclease Y, producing MLYLGIAVVTLILGLVVGYGRENHQLNHRLSKATAQAEQIEQENQHQIKQVVQAIQTKVETDVAEHQDEVNEEIDEQVAENQLRQERVELQEKSLQSFASRLEKSEQNVQREQTELQELEQTIDQTQQQADQLIQQRTDLLHEKSGLLPEQAEQTVLNMTQTALQQDYDQSVRDEHEEHVLTATKEARQLMVEAIQNGPIDVPRDHIDRNVIIPDEGMRNKIVGKNEQRLRLLETLIGVDLIFNPDSPETLIISTNDPIRREIARGAINELITARQLNNAVIENVVRSTERQVIEQLRLTGEETCANLHLGWVHPDLMKLIGRLQYRTSYGQNVLQHSVEVAELCGMMATELGVNVRLAKRAGLLHDIGKAVDREVNGTHVELGVQIAEAYGEEEAVVDAIASSHGDVDSETTISVLVRVADSMSGARPGARSESVEEYLNRLKGLERIANAHPEVKDSYAIQAGREIRMMVDPKASDDEQTEQLAQQVCAQIEAELTYPGKIKVTAIRRSNAVQYVGGKQAPRKKHVS from the coding sequence ATGCTTTATTTAGGAATTGCAGTGGTAACGTTAATTCTGGGATTAGTGGTTGGTTACGGTCGCGAAAACCACCAGTTGAATCACCGCCTATCAAAAGCGACTGCCCAAGCTGAACAAATCGAACAGGAGAACCAGCACCAGATTAAACAAGTGGTGCAGGCCATCCAAACCAAGGTGGAAACGGACGTAGCTGAGCACCAGGACGAGGTCAACGAAGAAATTGACGAACAAGTGGCCGAAAACCAACTGCGCCAGGAACGAGTGGAGCTCCAAGAAAAGAGTTTACAGAGCTTTGCTAGTCGGTTAGAAAAAAGCGAACAGAACGTGCAACGGGAGCAAACCGAATTGCAGGAACTAGAGCAAACGATTGACCAAACCCAGCAGCAGGCCGACCAGTTAATTCAACAACGCACCGATTTACTTCACGAAAAGAGTGGGCTACTGCCCGAGCAAGCCGAACAGACCGTGTTGAACATGACGCAAACCGCGTTACAACAGGACTACGACCAATCGGTTCGGGATGAACACGAAGAACACGTGCTGACGGCCACCAAGGAAGCCCGCCAGTTAATGGTGGAAGCCATCCAAAATGGTCCAATCGATGTGCCACGCGATCACATTGACCGCAACGTGATTATCCCAGATGAGGGGATGCGCAATAAAATTGTTGGGAAAAACGAACAACGCTTGCGTCTGTTGGAAACGCTAATTGGAGTGGATTTAATCTTCAATCCAGATAGTCCCGAAACCTTGATCATTAGTACGAACGATCCGATTCGCCGGGAAATTGCCCGGGGCGCGATTAACGAATTAATTACGGCGCGCCAGCTGAATAACGCGGTGATTGAGAACGTGGTTCGTAGTACCGAACGGCAGGTGATTGAGCAACTTCGCCTGACCGGAGAAGAGACGTGCGCGAACCTCCATTTAGGTTGGGTACATCCGGACCTGATGAAACTAATCGGACGCTTGCAGTACCGGACTAGTTACGGGCAAAACGTCTTACAACACTCCGTCGAAGTGGCCGAGCTTTGTGGGATGATGGCCACGGAGTTAGGTGTGAACGTTCGCCTCGCCAAACGGGCCGGTCTGCTTCATGATATCGGAAAAGCGGTCGACCGCGAGGTAAATGGAACCCACGTGGAGTTGGGAGTGCAAATTGCTGAAGCCTACGGAGAAGAAGAGGCCGTGGTGGATGCAATTGCATCGTCTCACGGGGACGTTGATTCAGAAACCACGATTTCCGTCTTAGTCCGAGTGGCCGACTCCATGTCGGGAGCACGGCCGGGCGCGCGGAGTGAATCCGTGGAAGAATATTTGAACCGACTCAAGGGCTTGGAACGAATTGCCAACGCTCATCCTGAAGTAAAGGATAGCTATGCGATTCAAGCTGGTCGGGAAATTCGGATGATGGTGGATCCGAAGGCCAGTGATGACGAGCAAACGGAGCAGTTAGCTCAACAGGTTTGTGCGCAAATCGAAGCTGAACTGACGTATCCCGGTAAAATCAAGGTAACGGCGATTCGTCGATCGAACGCCGTTCAGTACGTGGGTGGCAAACAAGCCCCACGGAAAAAACACGTTAGTTAA
- a CDS encoding bifunctional metallophosphatase/5'-nucleotidase, which translates to MKLTILTTSDTHGFLAPTNYVKPHANQPFGLEKAATILKREQEKSEYHLTLDDGDFLEGSPLAYYQAEVEKAPAPTAINAAFNSIKYDFGTIGNHEFNYGQDYLKNAIAGSQRQFVSANILNDDGTPAFGDPYAIKTCGDLRVAVLGLTTQSVDAWENQASIHNLKFISALEAAQKYVPEMREKADVVVVLYHGGFERDLSDGKPNDKIDGENEAYAIMQQVPGIDVMATGHQHRALAGKLFGIPYVQPGHRGSYVGRIQLDLERVNGRYQVQKSHQKLIKTGDAKPDSTTAESFTATEANVEKWLALPLAHIDGSMTYDDPFQVRLHGSAFVNFIQKVQMETMGCDVSATALFSNEARGFENPITMRNIITNYVYPNTLSLLEITGADLKAALEKTAEYFTIKNDQIIVDPRYHHPKIRDYNYDMYAGIDYTIKVSNPIGKRVINPTYHGKPVTNKMKLKIVLNTYRAVGGGHYPMYSEDKVIRYDTITMSNLIAKYLQKHPEVKADHTRNFKVIK; encoded by the coding sequence ATGAAATTGACAATCTTAACCACTAGCGATACGCACGGCTTCTTGGCACCCACGAATTACGTTAAGCCTCACGCTAATCAGCCCTTTGGTCTAGAAAAAGCGGCCACCATTTTAAAGCGGGAACAGGAAAAAAGTGAGTATCACTTAACCCTCGACGACGGTGACTTTTTGGAAGGATCACCGCTTGCTTACTATCAAGCTGAGGTCGAAAAAGCTCCGGCCCCGACTGCGATTAATGCAGCCTTTAACAGCATCAAGTATGACTTTGGAACGATTGGCAATCATGAATTTAACTACGGTCAAGACTACCTGAAAAACGCCATTGCGGGCAGTCAGCGTCAATTTGTGTCCGCGAACATTTTAAATGACGACGGTACCCCTGCATTTGGAGATCCTTACGCCATTAAAACTTGCGGTGATTTAAGGGTCGCCGTGCTCGGACTTACCACTCAATCCGTAGATGCTTGGGAAAACCAGGCGAGCATTCACAATCTAAAGTTTATCTCTGCACTAGAAGCTGCCCAAAAGTACGTCCCCGAAATGCGGGAAAAAGCAGACGTCGTGGTGGTTCTTTACCACGGTGGTTTTGAACGCGATTTAAGCGACGGCAAACCGAACGATAAAATTGACGGTGAAAACGAAGCCTACGCAATTATGCAGCAGGTGCCGGGCATTGACGTGATGGCAACGGGACACCAACACCGGGCGCTCGCCGGCAAGTTATTTGGGATTCCCTACGTCCAACCGGGGCACCGGGGCAGTTACGTCGGCCGCATCCAACTCGACTTGGAGCGCGTGAACGGTCGCTACCAGGTCCAAAAGAGTCACCAAAAATTGATTAAGACCGGGGACGCTAAACCGGATTCCACAACGGCTGAAAGTTTTACGGCAACGGAAGCCAACGTCGAAAAATGGCTAGCCCTGCCCTTGGCTCACATTGACGGCAGCATGACCTATGACGATCCGTTCCAGGTTCGACTCCATGGTTCGGCCTTCGTCAACTTCATTCAAAAGGTCCAGATGGAAACAATGGGTTGCGATGTCTCGGCTACCGCCCTCTTTTCCAACGAAGCCCGGGGTTTTGAAAATCCCATCACAATGCGCAACATCATCACCAACTACGTCTACCCCAACACCCTCTCGTTGTTAGAGATTACCGGGGCCGACTTAAAGGCGGCGCTCGAAAAAACGGCTGAATACTTTACAATTAAAAACGACCAAATTATCGTTGATCCCAGGTATCACCATCCTAAAATTCGTGATTACAACTACGACATGTACGCTGGAATTGACTATACGATTAAGGTTTCTAATCCGATTGGGAAACGCGTCATTAATCCGACCTACCACGGCAAACCGGTGACCAATAAGATGAAACTAAAGATCGTCTTAAATACCTACCGCGCCGTCGGGGGTGGTCACTACCCAATGTATAGTGAAGATAAAGTGATCCGGTACGATACGATTACGATGAGTAACCTGATTGCCAAGTACTTACAAAAACATCCTGAAGTGAAGGCCGATCACACCCGTAACTTTAAAGTAATTAAATAG
- a CDS encoding energy-coupling factor transporter transmembrane component T family protein, which translates to MAPQRDNWVRRLTPGTQLLSTILGLVAVFLNQKLGLAILLLLGSFGLVKLAGFSIRRFLRRIRLFVFFLILTACFQLLLVHTGPSLWQWGILQVTSGSLRAAALLLAKFGTALVVLNLLTLIANPVAMTAACERGLAPLQRVGIPVGDVALTLSIAFRFVPTLTAEFQTVTAAQQARGITYRTGPLKQRIQALLAVFLPVLVNSFRRAEDLAAAMLLRGYDGKHQLPQYLVPQRTSKDWLTIGTSLLLLVLIIGINYL; encoded by the coding sequence ATGGCTCCACAGCGGGATAATTGGGTGCGCCGGTTGACGCCGGGAACGCAACTACTGAGCACCATCCTGGGACTGGTAGCCGTTTTTTTAAACCAGAAGCTGGGGTTGGCAATCCTGTTGCTGCTGGGAAGCTTCGGGTTGGTTAAGCTGGCTGGTTTCAGCATACGCCGTTTTCTCCGACGCATTCGGTTATTTGTCTTCTTTCTGATCTTAACTGCGTGCTTTCAATTACTATTGGTGCACACGGGACCCAGCTTGTGGCAATGGGGGATTTTGCAGGTGACTTCCGGTAGCTTACGGGCGGCGGCGTTGTTATTGGCCAAGTTTGGGACGGCGCTGGTGGTGCTGAACCTTCTAACGTTAATTGCTAATCCGGTCGCAATGACCGCTGCTTGTGAGCGAGGACTGGCCCCGCTCCAAAGAGTAGGAATTCCGGTGGGAGATGTCGCGTTAACCCTCAGCATTGCGTTTCGGTTCGTACCGACGTTAACTGCTGAGTTCCAAACGGTGACCGCAGCACAACAGGCGCGCGGGATTACCTATCGCACTGGTCCTTTAAAACAACGAATCCAGGCGCTCTTAGCCGTGTTCTTGCCGGTGCTCGTGAATAGTTTTCGACGGGCCGAGGATTTAGCTGCAGCGATGCTCCTCCGGGGCTATGATGGGAAGCATCAATTACCCCAATACCTGGTACCCCAACGAACGAGCAAGGACTGGCTCACAATCGGTACGAGCTTATTGCTTCTAGTATTAATCATTGGGATTAACTATTTATAA
- a CDS encoding ECF transporter S component codes for MIKQTKAFHLAILALFIAIVILQSFVPFLGYIPVGPINITIVQITVIIAAVLLGPKDGALLGLVWGLLSWVRAFVAPTSPLSTLVFTNPLVSVVPRVLVGLFAGYVFLWLTRAHWRQTWALIGTGAVGSALNTLLVVGLIGILYRTPAVAHAYGVSSPDLLGNVLMTLVGTNGIPELILSAIVVPIIATPLLKLWRR; via the coding sequence ATGATTAAACAAACCAAAGCATTTCACCTGGCCATTTTAGCCCTGTTCATTGCCATTGTGATTTTACAAAGTTTTGTTCCGTTTCTGGGGTACATTCCAGTCGGGCCGATTAACATTACGATTGTGCAGATTACCGTAATCATTGCAGCGGTATTGCTAGGACCAAAGGATGGCGCCCTCTTAGGACTGGTCTGGGGACTATTATCCTGGGTTCGGGCCTTTGTGGCGCCCACGAGTCCCCTGAGTACGTTGGTGTTTACTAACCCATTAGTTTCGGTGGTCCCCCGGGTTTTAGTGGGACTTTTTGCCGGGTATGTCTTTTTATGGCTCACGCGGGCTCACTGGCGCCAAACCTGGGCGTTAATTGGGACCGGGGCCGTGGGTTCCGCGTTAAACACCCTGCTGGTAGTGGGCTTAATCGGGATTTTATATCGCACTCCCGCCGTGGCGCACGCGTATGGAGTTTCTAGTCCGGATTTACTAGGGAACGTATTGATGACACTGGTCGGAACGAATGGAATTCCGGAACTAATCCTGTCAGCAATCGTAGTGCCAATCATTGCCACCCCGTTGTTGAAACTCTGGCGCCGGTAA